Proteins found in one Seonamhaeicola sp. S2-3 genomic segment:
- a CDS encoding efflux RND transporter permease subunit, which translates to MRKVIEYFIRYHVAVNIFIIAFFVFGIIGALALKSSFFPLSDSKIITIAITYPGASPLEIEEGIVLQIEDNLKGLKGVDRVTSVSKENSGTITVEIEKGENIDFMLLEVKNAVDRVPTFPTGMEPLVVSKQEAVRETISFAISGKDIPLATLKQLARQVETDLRAIDGISQIEISGFPEEEIEIAVNETQLLAYNLTFTDVANAVSKANILVTGGNVKTEAEEFLIRANNKQYYGRELSNIVVKASSDGKIVRLKDVAIIRDRFSETPNATYFNQDLAVNISITSTNNEDLISSATKVNEYIEEYNQKYDNVKIDVVSDRSIPLKQRTMLLLTNALQGVFLVLLFLSLFLNTRLALWVAFGLPISFLGMFIFAAQFDVTINVLSLFGMIIVIGILVDDGIVIAENIYQHYEKGKKPIQAAIDGTMEVIPPVVSAIVTTLLAFSLFFFLDSRIGENFAEVSVVVILTLVVSLVEALIILPAHLAHSKALKPPVKTETPSKIKQFFSVMRGINKLGDRIMTYLRVRLYTPVLNFVLQFKLFSLGIFVTLLILTLGALGGSVIGVTLFPRIASDAVTVELVMPTGTNEKITDSIISMIEEKSFIVNEELTEKYLKGTGKQLFENTIVNITSSSSATLRINLLPGEERPDEIKSFLVTNRLEELVGPVIGTERLIYGSGGNFGGNPVSVSLLSNNIEELKASKEALKAYLKSNPLLKDIGDNDPAGIKEIRLELKESAYLLGLDLQTVMAQVRSGFFGNQAQRFQRGQDEIKVWVRYDRDNRSSINNLDQMRIVTPTGERVTLKDIANYTIARGEVAINHLEGMREIQVYADLKDPGTSATDIIDDIKTNFIPELQSKYPTINASYEGQNREASKLVSSLKIAGPIILLLIYITIAFTFRSYSQPLLLLLLIPFSLTAVAWGHWILGFQVNILSLLGIIALIGIMVNDGLVLIGKFNNNLRAGMKFNEALSEAGKSRFRAIFLTSLTTMAGLAPLLLEKSRQAQFLKPMAISISFGIGYATILTLLVLPLFLSFSNSIKQNVKWLATGNKVTKEEVERAIIEQKEEHEN; encoded by the coding sequence ATGAGAAAGGTAATTGAATATTTTATAAGGTATCATGTTGCGGTAAACATATTTATTATTGCGTTTTTTGTATTTGGAATAATAGGAGCATTAGCCTTAAAGTCTTCGTTTTTTCCGCTTTCAGATTCTAAAATTATAACCATTGCAATAACCTATCCTGGTGCGTCTCCTTTAGAAATAGAAGAAGGTATTGTTCTTCAAATTGAAGATAATTTAAAAGGATTAAAAGGGGTAGATCGTGTAACTTCAGTTTCAAAAGAAAATAGCGGAACCATTACTGTTGAAATTGAAAAAGGTGAAAACATTGATTTCATGCTGTTGGAAGTTAAAAATGCAGTTGATAGAGTGCCTACTTTTCCAACGGGTATGGAGCCTTTAGTGGTTTCAAAACAAGAGGCGGTAAGAGAAACTATTTCATTTGCTATAAGCGGAAAAGACATTCCTCTTGCAACATTAAAGCAATTAGCAAGACAAGTTGAAACAGATTTAAGAGCTATTGATGGTATTTCGCAAATTGAGATCTCTGGATTTCCAGAAGAAGAAATTGAAATAGCTGTAAACGAAACTCAGTTGTTAGCCTATAATCTCACCTTTACAGATGTGGCTAATGCGGTGAGTAAAGCCAATATTTTAGTAACAGGAGGAAACGTAAAAACCGAAGCTGAAGAGTTTTTAATAAGAGCTAATAATAAGCAATATTATGGTAGAGAATTATCAAATATTGTAGTAAAAGCTTCTTCCGATGGTAAAATAGTACGCTTAAAAGATGTAGCCATTATAAGAGATCGTTTCTCAGAAACGCCTAATGCAACTTATTTTAATCAAGATTTGGCAGTAAATATTTCAATAACCAGTACCAATAATGAAGATTTAATTTCATCGGCAACTAAGGTTAATGAGTATATTGAAGAATATAATCAAAAGTATGATAATGTAAAGATTGATGTTGTAAGTGATAGGTCAATACCACTAAAGCAACGTACCATGTTATTACTAACTAATGCCTTACAAGGTGTTTTCTTAGTGTTACTGTTTTTGTCATTATTTCTAAACACAAGATTAGCTTTGTGGGTGGCTTTTGGGTTGCCTATATCGTTTTTAGGGATGTTTATTTTTGCAGCTCAGTTTGATGTTACTATCAATGTATTGTCGCTTTTCGGAATGATTATTGTTATTGGTATTTTAGTTGATGATGGTATTGTAATTGCAGAAAATATTTACCAACATTACGAAAAAGGTAAAAAACCCATTCAAGCTGCTATTGATGGTACAATGGAGGTAATTCCTCCCGTAGTTTCAGCAATAGTTACTACGCTTTTAGCATTTTCGTTATTCTTCTTTTTAGATAGTAGAATAGGAGAGAATTTTGCCGAAGTTTCGGTAGTTGTAATACTAACTTTGGTTGTATCGTTAGTAGAAGCATTAATTATTTTGCCAGCGCATTTAGCACACTCAAAAGCTTTAAAACCTCCTGTTAAAACTGAAACGCCTTCAAAAATAAAACAGTTTTTCTCTGTAATGCGGGGTATTAATAAGTTAGGAGATAGAATTATGACTTATTTACGGGTACGTTTATATACTCCAGTTTTAAATTTTGTGCTTCAATTTAAACTATTTTCACTTGGCATATTTGTAACTCTTTTAATTTTAACGCTGGGGGCTCTTGGTGGAAGCGTTATTGGTGTTACATTGTTCCCAAGAATAGCTAGTGATGCTGTAACGGTAGAATTGGTTATGCCTACTGGAACCAACGAGAAAATAACCGATTCTATTATTTCAATGATTGAAGAAAAATCATTTATTGTAAATGAAGAATTAACCGAGAAATATTTAAAAGGAACTGGAAAACAACTTTTTGAAAACACCATTGTAAATATAACAAGTAGTTCTAGTGCTACTTTAAGAATTAATTTATTACCGGGTGAAGAGCGTCCAGACGAAATAAAATCGTTTTTAGTAACCAATAGATTAGAAGAATTGGTAGGTCCTGTTATTGGTACAGAACGCCTAATTTATGGCTCTGGTGGTAATTTTGGTGGCAACCCAGTTTCTGTATCATTATTAAGTAATAACATTGAAGAATTAAAAGCTTCAAAAGAAGCACTTAAAGCGTATTTAAAGTCTAATCCACTACTAAAAGATATTGGAGATAATGATCCGGCAGGTATAAAAGAAATACGTTTAGAACTTAAAGAAAGCGCTTATTTATTAGGTTTAGATTTACAAACTGTTATGGCACAGGTGCGCTCTGGTTTTTTTGGTAATCAAGCGCAACGTTTTCAACGTGGGCAAGACGAAATTAAGGTTTGGGTTCGCTATGATAGAGACAACCGAAGTTCTATCAATAACTTAGATCAAATGCGTATTGTTACACCAACAGGTGAGCGTGTAACACTAAAAGATATAGCCAATTATACCATTGCTCGTGGCGAAGTTGCAATAAATCATCTTGAAGGTATGCGAGAAATACAGGTATATGCAGATTTAAAAGATCCAGGTACAAGTGCCACAGATATTATTGATGATATTAAAACAAACTTTATTCCAGAACTACAGTCTAAATACCCAACCATAAACGCCTCTTATGAAGGGCAAAATAGAGAAGCTAGTAAGTTAGTAAGTTCTTTAAAAATTGCTGGTCCTATAATTTTATTACTAATTTATATAACTATAGCTTTTACATTCAGAAGTTATTCACAACCATTACTACTACTATTATTAATACCATTTAGTTTAACAGCGGTGGCTTGGGGACATTGGATTTTAGGTTTTCAAGTAAATATTTTATCGCTTTTAGGAATTATTGCCTTAATAGGTATTATGGTAAACGATGGTTTGGTACTTATAGGTAAATTTAATAACAACCTAAGAGCAGGTATGAAGTTTAACGAAGCTCTGTCAGAGGCCGGAAAATCACGTTTTAGAGCTATTTTCTTAACGTCATTAACTACCATGGCAGGATTAGCCCCTTTGCTTTTAGAAAAAAGCAGGCAAGCTCAATTTTTAAAACCTATGGCAATTTCAATATCATTTGGTATTGGGTATGCCACCATTTTAACTTTATTAGTTTTACCGTTATTTTTATCATTTAGTAATAGCATTAAACAAAACGTAAAATGGTTGGCAACAGGTAATAAAGTAACCAAAGAAGAAGTAGAACGAGCCATTATAGAGCAAAAAGAAGAACATGAAAATTAA